One stretch of Malus domestica chromosome 14, GDT2T_hap1 DNA includes these proteins:
- the LOC139191245 gene encoding uncharacterized protein: MEKVSKKTGTSTHKRRAPVLVPSEDILPHKKIHKFRGEPSVRPKSQDGVLKGPAFRKTGVEAVENAAAVVVGEGSRLLPHPLTMEHTVQENDPGSRHEGKGKERAGSVPWKDLRVATRPKDFGDINNCLAGRRFAFDELGEPLAKDESDCDRMLKLSSYVMAEYHDRLQEVERYKAKLKENKQLVDEARRNKGLLTQALQLKDETMESLKRRNSENLRLKKLFEATKKQLEVATLEVSKVRGELDGALVEISELEKSIPTEREAAVSVNTARFGVLVDIPGWGLS, encoded by the exons a tggagaaggtaagcaagaaaacagggactagcacccataaaaggagagcaccagtgttagttccttcggaagacatcctaccgcataagaaaattcataagttccgAGGGGAACCATCCGTTAGACCTAAGTCCCAAGATGGGGTCCTTAAGGGGCCTGCCTTTAGGAAGACTGGAGTCGAGGCCGTTGAAAATGCTGCTGCCGTAGTTGTAGGAGAAGGGAGCCGACTGTTGCCTCATCCTCTTACTATGGAGCACACTGTCCAGGAAAATGATCCCGGTTCCCGCCATGaggggaaaggcaaggaaagagctggcagtgtcccgtggaaggacttgagggttgccacgcggccaaaggattttggggatatcaacaattgcttggcagggcgtcgattcgcctttgatgagctcggagagcccttagctaaggatgaatcggattgcgaccggatgttgaagctgtcttcatat gtcatggccgagtatcacgacagactgcaagaggttgagcggtacaaggcaaaactgaaggagaataagcagcttgtggacgaggcccgaaggaataagggacttttgactcaggctctccaactgaaggacgaaaccatggagagcttgaaaaggCGAAATAGTGAGAACTtaaggcttaagaaattgtttgaggcaactaaaaaacagttggaggtggctaccttggaggtatccaaggttaggggagaattggatggtgcCTTAGTTGAGATTTCTGAACTGGAGAAGAGCATTCCAACTGAAAGGGAGGCTGCT GTGTcggtcaacacagctcgattcggagtcctagtggacattccgggttggGGTTTGTCATGA
- the LOC103455025 gene encoding 4-coumarate--CoA ligase-like 9, whose amino-acid sequence MAEESAANLRRWIDPKSGYCPRTKTFHSLRPPVPLPPLSQPLSLTQFTLSLLRSSMAKPTTSALIDAASDRHVSYQTFLSQIHSLTLSLQSLALFKGHVAFILSPPSLHVPVLYFSLLAFGVVVCPANPIGSESEIAHQVRLTRPAIAFATSATANKLPKGDDKIRTVILDSPEFLSMLDRDGSSVTRSESSVEVNQTDPAAILFSSGTTGRVKGVMLTHRNFIALLAGLHALRREPDPTLLDGQPVSLFTLPLFHVFGFFMVVRAVALGETLVLMEKFQFEAMLRAVERHKVWYMPVSPPLIVALSKSELAQKYDLSSLRLLGCGGAPLGKEAADRFGERFPNVEVVQGYGLTETGGGATRMIDPEECARHASVGRLAENMEAKIVDPETGEALPPGKRGELWLRGPTIMKGYVRDDKATTETLDEDGWLKTGDLCYFDDEGFLYIVDRLKELIKYKAYQVPPAELEHILQSHPDVEDAAVIPYPDEDAGQIPMAYVVRKPGSNITEALVMDFVAKQVAPYKKIRRVAFINSIPKSPAGKILRRELVTHALSTGSSKL is encoded by the exons ATGGCGGAGGAATCAGCAGCAAATCTCAGACGTTGGATCGACCCGAAGAGCGGCTACTGCCCACGTACCAAGACCTTCCACTCTCTCCGGCCTCCGGTCCCACTCCCGCCGCTCTCGCAACCCCTCTCCCTCACCCAATTCACCCTCTCCCTCCTCCGTTCCTCCATGGCCAAGCCCACCACGTCCGCCCTCATCGACGCCGCCTCCGACCGCCACGTCTCGTACCAAACCTTCCTCAGCCAAATCCActccctcactctctccctccaaTCCCTCGCGCTGTTCAAAGGCCACGTGGCCTtcattctctcccctccttcgCTCCACGTCCCCGTCCTCTATTTCTCCCTCCTCGCCTTCGGCGTCGTCGTTTGTCCCGCCAATCCGATCGGGTCCGAGTCCGAGATCGCCCACCAGGTCCGGCTAACCCGACCCGCCATCGCCTTCGCCACGTCAGCAACCGCCAACAAGCTCCCCAAAGGGGATGATAAAATCCGCACCGTAATCCTCGACTCGCCCGAATTCCTCTCCATGCTCGACCGGGACGGGTCGTCCGTAACCCGATCTGAGAGCTCAGTTGAAGTCAACCAAACCGACCCGGCTGCGATTCTTTTCTCCTCCGGCACCACCGGTCGTGTCAAAGGCGTTATGTTGACTCACCGCAATTTCATCGCCCTGTTGGCCGGGCTCCACGCCCTTCGGCGCGAACCCGACCCTACCCTACTCGACGGGCAACCCGTATCGCTGTTCACGCTGCCTCTGTTCCACGTGTTCGGGTTCTTCATGGTGGTTCGGGCGGTAGCGTTGGGCGAGACCTTGGTTTTGATGGAGAAGTTCCAGTTCGAAGCGATGCTGAGGGCCGTGGAGAGGCACAAAGTGTGGTACATGCCAGTGTCGCCCCCGTTGATCGTGGCTCTGTCGAAGTCGGAGTTGGCTCAGAAGTACGATCTCAGCTCGCTTCGGCTTCTCGGCTGTGGCGGCGCGCCGCTGGGCAAGGAGGCTGCGGACAGATTTGGTGAGAGATTTCCCAATGTGGAAGTTGTACAG GGATATGGTTTAACCGAGACCGGAGGAGGGGCTACGAGGATGATTGACCCTGAAGAATGTGCGCGTCATGCTTCTGTGGGCCGCCTGGCCGAAAATATGGAAGCCAAGATTGTTGACCCTGAAACCGGAGAGGCCTTGCCTCCTGGCAAGAGGGGTGAGCTATGGCTGCGAGGTCCAACAATCATGAAGG GTTATGTTAGAGATGACAAGGCAACTACTGAGACCTTGGATGAAGATGGGTGGTTGAAGACCGGTGATCTTTGTTACTTTGATGACGAGGGGTTCCTCTACATTGTTGACAGGTTAAAGGAATTGATAAAGTACAAGGCATATCAG GTACCCCCAGCTGAGTTGGAACATATACTTCAATCCCATCCCGACGTTGAGGATGCTGCTGTGATTCC ATATCCGGATGAAGACGCGGGGCAGATTCCCATGGCATATGTGGTTAGAAAGCCCGGAAGCAATATCACTGAGGCTCTAGTTATGGATTTCGTTGCAAAACAA GTTGCTCCGTACAAGAAGATACGACGTGTAGCGTTTATCAACTCCATTCCAAAATCTCCAGCAGGAAAGATCTTGAGGAGGGAGCTTGTAACTCATGCTTTATCCACTGGTTCATCAAAATTATGA